Proteins from a genomic interval of Deltaproteobacteria bacterium:
- a CDS encoding dihydroxy-acid dehydratase, translating to MTTIPKRDEHLPDYAMVERQNMIRGIGYGDEALERPQIGVVSSWGEVNPAAIHLDRVTGAVKAGIWAAGGTPREFVISSICTSMAGHDNYHLPHRDLVAGYIETVAMTNLFDAMVFVPVCDDVIPAHLMAAARLDLPAVVVTGGYMQLNTYRGEVVDPLDVAPRHYAAYKAGRLQGRSYADIRERGCPGCGACPVMGTANTMACLSEALGMSLPWNATTPGADSRLMRLAFQAGRQVVGLHNKGVRPSDIMSMDAFKNAIAVLMAVGGSTNGVLHLQATAAELDIDIPLEVFNAVSRKTPLLCDIAPSGSGRHLLRDFDEAGGLPSAMKTMQPLLAGDVMTVTGATLSENLKSAADGDGVVIRTLEKPLSSEGGLIFLKGNLAPGGALIKKSAVPAAMHRHHGPARIFVSEESACKALEEGRLKRGDVVVVRNVGPKGDPGMRLLQRFLWQLSAKGLSDTIAFMTDGRFSGTNKGCAVAHITPEAAAGGPLAIVEDGDLIEIDIPGERLRIGLTDEEIDRRLANWSPPRGKDGKGYLSIYSKMANTAEKGAALNYKL from the coding sequence TTGACTACTATTCCAAAAAGGGATGAACACCTTCCCGATTACGCCATGGTGGAACGCCAGAACATGATACGCGGCATCGGCTACGGCGACGAGGCCCTTGAACGGCCGCAAATCGGCGTTGTCAGCAGTTGGGGAGAAGTCAACCCGGCCGCCATTCACCTGGACCGTGTGACCGGGGCCGTCAAAGCGGGCATCTGGGCCGCCGGCGGGACGCCCCGGGAATTTGTCATCAGCTCGATCTGCACCAGCATGGCGGGCCACGACAACTATCACCTGCCCCACCGTGATCTGGTGGCCGGTTACATCGAAACCGTTGCCATGACCAACCTTTTCGACGCCATGGTGTTCGTGCCGGTGTGCGACGACGTGATCCCGGCCCACCTGATGGCTGCCGCCCGCCTCGATCTCCCCGCCGTCGTGGTTACCGGCGGCTACATGCAGCTCAATACCTACCGGGGGGAAGTTGTCGACCCCCTGGATGTCGCCCCCCGGCATTATGCCGCTTACAAGGCCGGCCGCTTACAAGGCCGGTCTTATGCCGACATCCGGGAGCGCGGCTGCCCGGGCTGCGGTGCCTGTCCGGTCATGGGCACCGCCAATACCATGGCCTGCCTGAGCGAGGCGCTGGGCATGTCCCTACCCTGGAACGCCACCACACCGGGAGCGGATTCGCGGCTGATGCGCCTGGCCTTCCAGGCCGGCAGGCAGGTGGTCGGACTCCACAATAAGGGTGTCAGGCCCTCGGACATCATGTCCATGGACGCCTTTAAAAATGCCATCGCCGTCCTGATGGCCGTGGGCGGCTCGACCAACGGTGTCCTTCACCTCCAGGCCACAGCGGCCGAGTTGGACATAGATATCCCCCTGGAAGTTTTCAACGCAGTGAGCCGCAAAACGCCGCTTTTGTGCGACATCGCCCCGTCCGGATCCGGCCGGCACCTTCTCAGAGATTTCGACGAGGCCGGGGGTCTGCCCTCGGCCATGAAGACCATGCAGCCCCTTCTGGCCGGGGATGTCATGACGGTTACCGGCGCCACCTTGAGCGAAAATCTGAAATCGGCCGCAGACGGCGACGGGGTGGTCATCCGCACCCTGGAAAAGCCGTTGTCATCCGAGGGGGGGCTCATCTTTCTGAAGGGAAACCTGGCGCCGGGAGGTGCGTTAATCAAAAAATCGGCCGTGCCTGCCGCCATGCACCGTCATCACGGTCCGGCACGCATTTTTGTTTCGGAAGAATCCGCCTGCAAAGCCCTCGAAGAAGGCCGTCTGAAAAGGGGCGACGTGGTCGTTGTCAGAAATGTGGGCCCCAAAGGAGACCCCGGCATGCGCCTTTTGCAGCGCTTCCTCTGGCAGCTCTCGGCCAAAGGGCTCTCCGACACAATCGCCTTCATGACCGACGGGCGCTTCTCCGGCACCAACAAAGGCTGTGCCGTGGCGCACATCACACCCGAGGCCGCTGCCGGGGGTCCTTTGGCCATCGTGGAAGACGGTGATCTGATCGAGATAGACATACCCGGTGAGCGACTGAGAATCGGTCTAACGGACGAAGAAATAGACCGCAGGCTGGCAAACTGGTCCCCCCCCCGGGGCAAGGACGGCAAGGGTTACCTTTCCATCTATTCGAAGATGGCCAACACGGCCGAAAAAGGTGCGGCCTTGAACTATAAACTGTAA
- a CDS encoding aldehyde ferredoxin oxidoreductase family protein, giving the protein MKGNYGRILRIDVGRHEHWVETLDDEIYETYIGGKGLASYLLYTLMPKGVDPLHPDNILIFATGPVTGSRIWGSSRYGVFTKSPQTGLYAESYSGGKVPEAIDAAGFDAIVIQGESPSPVVLGIQPETVMFHAADDLWGLETYAAEEEVLKRYTRDDRQFRKTGAVVIGPAAEKLVRFGVIKNDQWRSAGRTGVGTVLGAKKIKGLLFQGDRTRTPHDAEAVAALSKAIMSEAKDNPGVHAYKTMGTSQLVKVTNGANAFPTRYWAEGRYDQWEKISSDGLHSRCDVKPRACAKCLMACGRMTTVKEGRHAGLKLEGPEYETIYAFGGLCMIDSIEEIAYLNDICDRLGIDTITAGNLCAFTIEASRRGKVEYEVDYGQAERIADLLRMIGRREGIGDVLAQGIKHAAREWDLEEIAVHVKGMEPAGYDPRVLKGMGLAYATSDRGACHLRATFYKPELTGMIPPSRIEGKAELFLEFEDRLTIFDTLVLCRFYRDMYMWETLEQIVQALTGLDADMESLRRRAAAIATLVRRFNLREGMGPEDEWLSKGFFRKNEKTGDAITPEELRVMLKEYYLLHGWDENGMPPEGAI; this is encoded by the coding sequence ATGAAGGGGAACTATGGACGCATACTGAGAATCGATGTGGGCCGGCATGAACACTGGGTGGAGACCCTGGACGACGAGATCTACGAAACATATATCGGGGGCAAGGGATTGGCCTCATACCTGCTCTACACCCTCATGCCCAAGGGCGTGGACCCTCTGCACCCGGACAACATCCTTATTTTCGCCACCGGCCCCGTTACCGGAAGCAGGATATGGGGGAGTTCGCGATACGGTGTCTTTACCAAATCTCCCCAGACAGGCCTTTATGCCGAATCCTACTCGGGCGGCAAGGTGCCGGAAGCCATCGATGCCGCCGGTTTCGATGCCATCGTCATCCAGGGCGAAAGCCCTTCCCCGGTCGTACTCGGCATCCAACCCGAAACGGTGATGTTTCATGCGGCCGACGACCTGTGGGGTCTGGAGACCTACGCCGCCGAGGAGGAAGTCCTCAAGCGCTACACCCGGGATGACAGGCAATTCCGCAAGACCGGGGCCGTTGTGATCGGACCGGCCGCCGAGAAGCTTGTCCGTTTCGGCGTCATTAAAAACGACCAGTGGCGGTCGGCCGGGCGGACGGGCGTGGGCACCGTGCTGGGCGCAAAAAAAATAAAAGGGCTGCTTTTCCAGGGCGACCGAACGCGAACCCCCCACGATGCCGAAGCCGTGGCCGCCCTTTCCAAGGCCATCATGTCCGAAGCCAAAGACAACCCCGGCGTGCACGCCTATAAAACCATGGGCACCTCCCAACTGGTCAAGGTGACCAACGGTGCCAACGCCTTCCCCACCCGCTATTGGGCCGAGGGGCGGTATGACCAGTGGGAAAAGATCAGTTCAGACGGTCTGCACTCCCGCTGCGATGTCAAACCGCGCGCCTGCGCCAAGTGCCTGATGGCCTGCGGCCGGATGACCACCGTAAAGGAGGGCCGCCACGCGGGTTTGAAACTGGAGGGACCTGAATACGAAACCATTTACGCTTTTGGCGGACTCTGCATGATCGACAGCATCGAGGAAATCGCCTACCTCAACGACATATGCGACCGGTTGGGCATCGACACGATCACGGCCGGCAACCTGTGCGCCTTCACCATTGAAGCCAGCCGCCGCGGCAAAGTCGAATACGAGGTGGATTACGGCCAGGCGGAGCGCATCGCGGATCTGCTCCGCATGATCGGCCGTCGCGAAGGTATCGGTGACGTGCTGGCACAGGGGATCAAGCATGCCGCCAGAGAATGGGATCTCGAAGAGATCGCGGTGCACGTCAAGGGGATGGAACCGGCCGGCTACGATCCGCGGGTGCTCAAAGGGATGGGCCTGGCCTACGCCACCTCCGACCGCGGGGCCTGCCACCTGCGGGCGACCTTTTACAAACCGGAGCTCACGGGAATGATCCCCCCGTCCAGAATCGAAGGCAAGGCCGAGCTTTTCCTCGAGTTTGAAGACCGCCTGACCATTTTCGACACGCTGGTGTTGTGCCGCTTTTACCGGGACATGTACATGTGGGAAACCCTGGAACAGATCGTTCAGGCGCTTACGGGCCTCGATGCAGACATGGAATCGCTTCGCAGGCGTGCTGCAGCCATCGCCACCCTCGTCCGCCGCTTCAACCTGCGTGAAGGCATGGGGCCCGAAGACGAGTGGCTTTCCAAGGGATTTTTCCGCAAAAACGAAAAGACAGGCGACGCCATCACCCCGGAAGAGCTGCGCGTCATGCTCAAGGAATATTACCTCCTCCACGGCTGGGATGAAAACGGCATGCCGCCGGAGGGCGCCATATAG
- the gabT gene encoding 4-aminobutyrate--2-oxoglutarate transaminase, with product MTTNKELGEGKSSFVSNAVSNVSLNYIESAKGAVLTDVEGNEFIDFACGIGVMNIGHSHPKVVEAIKKQAEKLVHTCFMVNPYESAVKLAERLCALTPGNFPKKAFFCNSGAEAVENVVKIARYYTKRPAVVVFENAYHGRTQLTMTMTSKIKPYKFGFGPFCPEVYRMPFGDEVGADKLKDVFIKIVNPEAVAAVVAEPVQGEGGFIVPPDDYFPELIEICHDNGILFVSDEIQSGMGRTGKMFAIEHWGVEPDLITTAKSLAAGMPLAAVVGKAEIMDVVHPGGLGGTYGGNPVACEAALAVLDVFEEENMLEKSVALGEKLWARFGEWKEKFAIVKSIRGKGAMVGLELVNPKTGQPAADETLQLVKHCHANGVVAISCGSYGNIIRTLVPFVITDEQLEKGLSVVEAGISKIDA from the coding sequence ATGACAACAAACAAGGAACTTGGTGAAGGGAAAAGCAGCTTCGTTTCAAACGCTGTCAGCAATGTGTCCCTCAATTACATCGAATCCGCCAAGGGTGCCGTGCTTACGGACGTGGAAGGCAATGAATTCATCGACTTTGCCTGTGGCATCGGTGTGATGAATATCGGACACAGCCACCCCAAGGTGGTTGAGGCCATTAAAAAGCAGGCCGAAAAACTGGTGCACACCTGCTTCATGGTGAATCCCTACGAGTCGGCTGTAAAATTGGCCGAAAGGCTGTGCGCGTTGACGCCCGGGAATTTCCCCAAGAAGGCCTTTTTCTGCAACAGCGGTGCGGAAGCCGTGGAAAACGTCGTCAAAATCGCGCGCTATTACACCAAACGTCCCGCCGTGGTTGTCTTCGAGAATGCTTATCACGGCAGAACCCAGTTGACCATGACCATGACCAGCAAAATCAAACCTTACAAATTCGGCTTCGGGCCTTTCTGCCCGGAAGTCTATCGCATGCCTTTCGGCGATGAGGTCGGAGCCGACAAGCTCAAGGATGTTTTTATTAAAATCGTCAACCCGGAAGCCGTGGCGGCCGTCGTCGCCGAACCGGTGCAGGGGGAAGGCGGGTTTATCGTTCCGCCGGACGATTATTTCCCGGAGCTGATCGAGATATGTCACGACAACGGCATCCTGTTCGTTTCCGATGAAATTCAAAGCGGCATGGGACGCACCGGTAAAATGTTCGCCATCGAACACTGGGGTGTCGAGCCTGACCTCATCACTACGGCCAAAAGCCTGGCGGCCGGCATGCCGCTGGCGGCTGTGGTCGGCAAGGCGGAGATCATGGACGTGGTGCATCCGGGTGGCCTGGGCGGTACCTATGGCGGCAACCCGGTGGCCTGTGAAGCCGCCCTGGCGGTTTTGGATGTTTTCGAGGAAGAAAACATGCTGGAAAAATCGGTGGCCCTGGGTGAAAAGTTGTGGGCTCGCTTCGGTGAATGGAAGGAAAAGTTTGCCATCGTCAAGAGCATTCGCGGCAAAGGCGCCATGGTCGGTCTGGAGCTGGTCAATCCCAAAACAGGCCAGCCGGCCGCCGACGAGACCCTGCAGCTCGTCAAACACTGCCACGCCAACGGTGTGGTGGCCATCAGCTGCGGCTCTTACGGCAACATCATCCGCACCCTCGTGCCTTTTGTGATTACCGACGAACAGCTGGAAAAGGG